A segment of the Bos javanicus breed banteng chromosome 22, ARS-OSU_banteng_1.0, whole genome shotgun sequence genome:
CTGGGAGACCTCCTGTGCAAGCTCCTCAACATGGTCTTCTCCATCAGCCTCTACAGCAGCATCTCCTTCCTGACCATCATGACCATCCATCGCTACCTGTCGGTGGTGAGTCCCATCTCGTCCCTGCGTGTCCACACCCTCCAGCGCCGTGTGCTGGTGACGGCCGCCGTGTGGGCAGCTAGCATCCTGTCCTCTATCCCTGATGCCATCTTCCACAAGGTGTTCCCTTCGGGCTGTGACTATTCGGAACTCGAGTGGTTCCTCGCCTCCGTCTACCAGCACAATGTCATCTTCCTGCTGTCCGTGGGGGTCATCCTGTTCTGCTACGTGGAGATCCTCAGGACCCTGTTCCGCTCACGGTCCAAACGGCGCCACCGCACGGTGAGGCTCATCTTCACCATCGTGGCGGCATACTTCCTCAGCTGGGCTCCCTACAACCTGATCCTGTTCCTGCAGACACTGTTGAAACTGGGGGTCATTCAGAGCTGTGAGGTCAGCCAGCAGCTGGATTACGCCCTGCTCATCTGCCGCAACGTGGCCTTCTCCCACTGCTGCTTCAACCCCGTGCTCTACGTCTTCGTCGGGGTCAAGTTCCGCAGGCACCTCAAAAGTCTGCTCCGGCGCTTCTGGCTGTGCCGGCAGCAGGCGCCCAGCCTTCCTCCGTCACCTCACCCCCCAGTTGCCTTCACCTACGAGGGCATCTCCTTCTATTGAAGGGGAGTTTGGTGGGGCAGGAAGGAGATGGAGGGCACCAGGCTGGGAAACGCTACAGCTGCGGCTGGTGGATGACAGCAGTACGTTACACCAGGGGGTCCTACGGGCCCCCTCTTCTGCAGAAAAGTTCCCCACCTGGAAATCTTACATTGCCATCCAGAAAAATGCTTCTTAGATTTTGAGGaaatcttttctcctttattccttcATTCAAACATGGATTTCTCATCCTTGATGAGGTCAGGAGACTCTCAAATGTGAAAGGCTTCTGGGAAAGAAGCGTCCTTCAGGACTTGACGAGGGTCTGGAATTCAGTTGTGCAGCTCTAGGCTGCTGGCAAGACGGTGTTCCCTCCCTGACTATAGGATTGTCGCCCGGTGTTGGAGGTGGTGGCTCTGGATGGGGCTGTCTGCAGAGC
Coding sequences within it:
- the XCR1 gene encoding chemokine XC receptor 1 — encoded protein: MEPSDIPESTTFYEYDPQSFLCEKRTFVFATVSTTILYCLVFFLSLVGNSLVLWVLVKYESLESLTNVFILNLCLSDLVFSCLLPVWILGYHWGWVLGDLLCKLLNMVFSISLYSSISFLTIMTIHRYLSVVSPISSLRVHTLQRRVLVTAAVWAASILSSIPDAIFHKVFPSGCDYSELEWFLASVYQHNVIFLLSVGVILFCYVEILRTLFRSRSKRRHRTVRLIFTIVAAYFLSWAPYNLILFLQTLLKLGVIQSCEVSQQLDYALLICRNVAFSHCCFNPVLYVFVGVKFRRHLKSLLRRFWLCRQQAPSLPPSPHPPVAFTYEGISFY